A window of Chitinophagales bacterium genomic DNA:
TTAACAGATAAATTCTTAATCATGAAAAATTTTTTAAATATGCTAAGCGGTCGAAGTAAAGGCCATGCCGACGGATTTGAAGAATTATTCTATAATGAATTGAGAGATATTTATTGGGCTGAAAATGCTTTGGTTCGTGCTTTGGAAAATCTGGCCGATAAGGCGGAAAGCGAAGAACTGGTAAATGCTCTTGAGGATCATATAGATGTTACGGAAGATCAGTTGGATCGCCTTGAAGAGGTTTTCGATATTATTGGTGAACCAGTTTCTGGTAAAAAATGCCAGGCTATGGCTGGCTTAATAAAAGAAGGCAAAGAACTTACGGAAGATTTGGAAGAAGGACCCGTAAGAGATGCGGCAATCATAGCTGCTTGTCAAAAAGTAGAGCATTATGAAATTGCCACTTATGGGACACTACGCACCTACGCATCTATTTTGGGATATGAAGAAGCCGAAGACTTACTTCAGGAAACATTAGATGAAGAGAAGGAAGCGGATGAACTTCTGTCTGAATTATCAGATGAGATTAATATTGATGTTTTGGTGGAAGATGGAGAGAAAGAAGGGGAGTATGAATATTAAGATCTATCTTTTTTGCAATTGCCCATGTAAAATCTTTATGTGGGCAATTGTATTTTACCCAGTAAGTGATGATTTTTTCTAACATTAATCAATACTTAGTAATTTCACCTTCTTCAGAAAACGCTGTATAATCATTTTAAACTTTAAAATTCTAAACATGAAAATCAATAATTCATTTCTCTTTGGTTTAGCTACAGGCATCAGCATCGGTTATTATCTTGCCACCGACGATAAAGACCAATTAATGGAAAATGTTAGAGGCAAAGCAAACCAGGCAAAGAATCTGGTGGAAGATGGCATTGAGAAAGGCAAGAAGGTGGTGTCCGATATCCGTGCTAAAAGAAATGAGTAATCTTATGTAAAATAGTTTTCCTGAAAATCCTATTACCAATAAGTAATAGGATTTTCTAATATTATGAAATAAATTTCCGGGATTGTTTTTGGATTTAACCTTCCTGAGAAATGGTTCATTACTAAAAAACTCTATTTAAGTCAATACTATGAATTTAAAAAGATTATTTGGAGCTGTGTTAACTATTTTGGGAATCATCGGGTTGATCTATGCTGCAGTATTGTTTGTAAATGGCTCCGGTAATGGCAGGGATGTTCGAGCACTTACTATTTATGGTATGCTTGGATTAATTTTTTTTATTGCCGGTATCGGATTGGTTCGCACTATAAAAGATGATGCTTGAGTAATTCATTGCCGGTTATATTTCGAATATAATTGGCTTATTTACCAATAGATATTTTTCATTGAGCATGCTTGCATTAATAAATTTTATCCCAAATTTTTCTTTTACACCATAGGCCTCATGGATGTGACCGCAAATATGGACTTTAGGTTTTACTTCCAGAATGCGGTGATACAAGTCTCGGCATCCGATATGCTCCCCTTTTACATTTGCGTCCAGAATATTAAAGATGGGCCCGTGAGTTATTAAGATATCAGTATCGTCCGGAATCAATTTCCAATGGTTCCTGATTTGTGCACCCCGGTATAAGTTAAAAGCCCAGTTATAATACCATGGAGTAACTGGTGAACCCCAGAATTTAATTCCTTCAATAGTTGCGCTGCTGTTATGTAAATAAATAATTTCCTCAGGTATTAAGTCTTTGATTTTCGATACAGGTTGTTTCTCAAAATAAAAATCGTGATTTCCGGCAATAAATATTTTGTACTTATAATCCTGTTTTGCAAACCAGCTTAAAAAATTAATTGTCTGGCTTTCAGTTCCGTTAGCAGTTAGATCACCGGCATGTATAAGTACATCCCCTTTTGGAAGTTTTATATATTGATGATAGCCATGAGTATCTGAAATGGTTACAAATTTCAACGGGAATATTTTAATATGATCATTAGTTTAAAATAGAAGTAAAATAATTAGTCACGATTTTTGGATGAGAAAAGTAACCATGGTATAACTATAATACAAAATTTATTCGCTTGTTTTGCTAATGGATTGCACAGGTTATCTTTTAAATTAAATAATATCAAATGCTTTGGAAAGGTTTAAGAACAAGCTCTAATGTTGAAGATCGCCGTGGCGGCGGAGGACCATTGGCAGTTGGGGGTGGATTAGTTGGAGTTGTGGTTCTCGTGCTGAATTTTCTATTAGGCGGTGATCCTTCACAGTTAAATGATGTATTGTCTGGAAGTGGCAATGCTCCTTTAAGTGCCGAACAACAGGCCGAACAGGATACGCTTGCTAGGTTCGTCTCAGCAGTGCTTGGCCAAACGGAAGATGTGTGGCACAGTTTACTCTCCAAAGAGGGAATTCAGTACACAGATCCTAAATTGGATTTATTTAATGGGGTTATACAATCCGGTTGCGGGAATGCCAGCGCTTCCTCAGGCCCCTTTTATTGTCCACCGGATCACAAGGTTTATATTGATCTTTCTTTTTGCCAGGAATTGGAGGATCGCTTTCACGCTCCCGGCGATTTTGCAGTTGCGTACGTTGTGGCCCATGAAGTAGGCCATCATGTTCAATCGCTTTTAGGCACCTCGGAAAATATGGAGCGCTGGAGACAGACGCTCAGTGATAAAGAATATAATAAAAAATCGGTGATGCTGGAATTGCAGGCAGATTTTTTTGCAGGAGTCTGGGCACATTATGTAAATGAAGGAAATATATTGGAGCAGGGCGATGTGGATGAAGCCCTGAATGCTGCGAGTGCCGTTGGAGACGACCGTCTGCAAAAGCAAAGCAGGGGATATATAGTACCGGACGCTTTTACGCATGGTACGTCTGCACAACGAGCTTATTGGTTTAAAAAAGGGTATGAAACCGGGGACATCCGGCAAGGTAACACTTTTGATTCTCCTGATCTGCAGTAGTTAATAGCTGATTATTGTTTACTGCTTGTAATTAATTTTCAAGCTTTACTTCACCCTCCTTATCATTATCCCAGTATTTTATTTTTTTAGCATCTACATGAATCATCACAATGCCCGGAGTATCGATACCATCTTCGAACCATTGCTCCAGCTCATCCACCCAATGTTCTTCCATTTTTGATTTATCAGAAACCAGCTTTGCTATTCCGCTCACCGAAATATATACCTGATTGTCTGTGTCTGAAAAAGCCAGGTTTACCTGGGGATTAGTAGAAATATCTCTCGCTATTTCCGTTTCTTCCGAAGTAAAAAAATAGGAGTTGCCATCATATTCCACATCGCCGTTATTTGACATTGGACGGCTTATAATTTCACCTTTTGAAATAGATGAAAGCATGCAAATATCCATGTCACTCACTATTTCACTGATATCATTTAAAGTCTTTTCAGCCATAAATTAGTTTTCGTACAAAACATTCCATTCATTGAAATGTTTAGAAATATTGTTTTTTCTAATGGCACCATTTGTGCCTTTGGACTGAAATATATTATTTAAATTTATAAGAGATTTTATGTCCAATAGTTTTCTTGTTGAGGGCGCTGGTATTGTTGCAGGCCTGTTTACTGCATCTTCTTTATTACCACAGGTGATTAAAACGTATAAAGAAAAAAAGGCAGAAGAAATTTCTGTTTTTATGCTGGTTATTCTGATGGCCGGTCTTATACTCTGGATTTTTTATGGAATTTTAAAAGAGGATATTCCCATTATAGCTACCAATTGTTTTTCATTATTAGTGAACATAACGCTTATGATTTTACGTTTTGTTTATTCTGGCAAAAAATGAGATTTAATAATGTTAAAGACGTTACCAAATAATAAATAGTTTCCAATTTTTTATTCAATAAAGGTTACCTGGTAATTGTAGAAGTGGGTTCGGACTGAATTCTTTTTTAATATGCTATAAAGCTTAATGCATCATTCCCGGATGGATATTATTTTCGGGATCATGTTTAGAAAAACAATCATTTCCCACATTATATTTGCAAAGCTTACTATAAATTAATGAAAGGTAGACACCTGCTTTGGAATATTACGATAATCCCTTAATTTCACCTTACACAGTTTTACGAATTACAACAGGTAGCTTAGATCCATTCGGGAACAATCAATATCTTTTATAAATCCAAATAATAGAGCTTACAATACCTTTGTTGAAATACTTCCTAACCTAACCCTCTATAAATGCAAAGAACTTTACTTCTAATTTTAGGTTGTTTCATTTCTTTTTCCCTTTGTGCCCAAAATAAGATAGTTCAGGGTACCATTACAGCAAAGGATGATGGGGAACCCTTAACAGGTGTTACGGTTATTATTCAGGGATCTACTAAAGGGGCTTCCTCCGATTTGGATGGAAAATACAGCATTGAACTAGCTCCTGGAGAAAATGTATTACTCTTTTCTTATATTGGTTATGAGACTCAAACAGTAGAGGTAAACGACCGTGATGTTGTGAATGTAATACTTGGAGCCGACGTAAAGCTCTTGGGCGATGTTGTTGTGGTTGGTTACGGCACGCAACGGAAAAGTGATCTTACAGGTGCCGTTTCATCGGTTCGCGGTGCAGATCTTACAAAGGTTACTTCTCAATCGCCTTTGCAAGCCCTTCAGGGTAAAGTCTCAGGTGTACAGGTAACCAGCACTTCCGGTGCGCCAGGCGCTAATCCTATAGTACGCATCAGGGGTGTTGGAACTTTCAATAATTCTTCTCCAATATATGTGGTGGATGGCGTAATACTGGACGATGTCTCCTTCTTAAATTCTGGGGATATACAATCCATGGAAGTTTTGAAAGACGCATCTGCAACGGCTATATATGGTTCGAGAGGAGCAAATGGAGTCATAATTATTACTACCAAAGAAGGAAAAGCAGGTCAGCCCGCAACCATTAACTTTGAAGCCGAATACAGTCAGCAATTCCTTGCAAAGAAAATTGATCTCCTGAATGGGGCTGAATTCGCTAACTATGTAAATCAAATTACGCCGGGTACCTACAATAACCTGGATGTAGTCCCTAATACCGACTGGCAATCTCTGATTTTTCATTCAGCCCCTATGCAGAATTATCACTTATCAGTTTCGGGCGCTACCGATAAAAGCAATTATTATGTGGCTGTTGGCTATTTTAATCAGCAGGGCATCATTGAAAATTCTAATTATGAGCGTCTATCCCTGCAGATGAATAATTCCTTTAACATCACAAAGAATATTAAAGTTGGAAATAACCTCACCTTTACACCATTCGACAGGCAAAATACTGCTGATGCAACCTATGCTGTATATCGTGCGCAGCCATCGATAGCTCCCTTTAATGCTGATGGTACTTACTCTGAAGTTCCCGGCGTCGGAAATCCGCTTGCAGCTATTTCCTATACAAATGATTTTGAAAGAGGAATCAGAACCGTAGGAAATGTATTTGGTGATGTGAATTTTTTAAAAGCATTTACCTTCCACAGCAGCTTTGGAGTAGATGTAAATTACCATGAAAATAGGACGTTTACACCTGTATTTTTTGTATCTCCTCAGCAGCAAAATGAGATAAATGATCTTTTTGTTGGAAATTCCCACAGTCTCACCTGGCTCTGGGAAAACACTCTTAACTACAAGAAGAGCTTTGGCATTCATTCAGTGGATGTATTGGCAGGATATACCACGCAAAATTCCTCATCGGAGTTCATTAGTGCTTCTGGTCAAAATATCTTAGGAGGTACCAAAAACCTCTGGTATCTGAATGCAGATAACATAGTACCTACTTCCATTAATAACGGCGTTGATCCTAATTTAAACTACTCCCTGATTTCATATCTTTTCAGAATAAATTACAGCTATCACAATAAATACCTTTTAACAGCAACCTATCGCAGGGATGGCTCTTCAAAATTTTTGAATGGTAACCGATATGGCATGTTTCCGTCATTTGCTGCAGGCTGGAACATCATAAATGAAGAGTTCATGAAAACTATTCCAGTGATCACAAATTTAAAATTGCGTGCCAGCTGGGGAATTATTGGAAATGAAAAAATCAGTTATTTGGATCAATATGCTTTAGTATCTAATGGCATTGGTGCAGTATTCGGAACTAATGAAATACTCTTACCTGGTTCTACTTTTGGCAAAACAGGCAATCCCGATTTAAAATGGGAAAGCACGAAGCAAACTGATATTGGACTGGAGATCGGCTTGCTTCAAAACCACCTTACTACCGAATTTGATTATTATCATCGCGTTACTGATGATATTCTGGTTGAATTATCAACCCCTGGTTATTTTGGCAATGGGGAGGGAGTTAAGGTTCGTTATAATGCGGGATCAGTTCTGAACAGGGGATTTGAATTTACGATAGGCTATAGCAACGACCTTGGCGGATTCCATTACAGAGTTGGAGCATTGGGTTCAACGGTTCATAATGAAGTAATAACGATAGGAGGAAATAGCGGTGTAGATTCTGTATTAATTGGAGGAAATTTAGGGAATGGCCAAACGGTAACTTTAAGCAGTATAGGTCATCCTATTGGAGCTTTCTATGGTTATGAAGTGAATGGAATATTTCAGAATGAAGGTGAATTAAGCTCTTACCCTCACCAGGCATTAGCAGGAGTAGGCGATCTGAAGTACGTTGATTTGAACAATGACGGGGTCATAAATAGTGCTGACCGCACCTTTATAGGTTCACCCATACCTACCTTTATTTATGGATTTAGCCTGGAAGGTTCTTATTATGGATTTACATTATCCTTAGATTTCCAGGGCCAGGCCGGGAATAAAATTTATAATGCAAAGGAAGCCGTAAGGCCTGACCTCTATAATTTTGAACAGCATTCAGCCAATTACTGGCACGGAGAGGGTACAAGCAATTATGAGCCGAGGCCTTCCTCCGGCGGCATTAATTACGATCCTTCTACCAGGTTTATCCAGGATGGCTCTTTTCTTCGTTTAAGGACTGCAACTTTGGGATTTACCCTTCCGAAAACGATTTCTGAAAAGATAAAAATGAGAGAAACAAGAATATACCTGCGCGGAACAAATATCTTCACGATTACAAAATTCACCGGCTATTCACCTGAAGTGGCAACTGAAGACGTCCTTTCCAGCGGTATTGACTTTGGGGGTTATCCCGTAACTTCAATTTACTCTATTGGTGTTAACTTTACATTTTAATTAAGCAGAAAAGCTAAGATGAGACAGTTACTGACATACTTTTTAAAAACAGGCCTTTTTCTTTTAACTTTGTTACCACTGGGATGTAACAGTTTTCTCGATAAGGTGCCTCAGGGAAATTTAACACAACAGAATTTTCCCGAGAATGCCGATGAAGCATTGCTGGCAACCAATGCGGTGTACAATACCCTGCGGAACTGGTATTTCAATTCGGGAGGATATCCTATTCTTGATATCATGAGTGATGATGCTAATAAAGGCAGTAATCCGTCGGATCAGGCTTCAACCATTGGCCCTTATGATAATTTTACAATCACAACAAGCCAGGACGGTCTCGACAGATGGTGGAACGCATTGTATGAAGGTATTAAGCGTGCAAACGTTGTAATAGAGAAAGTTCCGGCTATACAGATGGACGAGGGGTTAAAAAACAGGTACATCGCTGAAGCGAAATTTTTAAGAGCGTTATATTACTTCGATTTGGTAAGAGCCTGGGGCGGTGTCCCATTAATTACTTCTATAACTCCTCCTTTAACCCTTGCCCGCTCCTCCAGAGAAGAAACATACTCCCTTATTGAAGCGGATCTATTGTTTGCCATCGACCACCTTTTTGATAAAACTCAGTACAGCCCGCCAGATATAGGAAGAGCAACCAAAGGTTCAGCTCAGTCAATGCTTGCCAAAGTATATATGTTTGAAAATGATTTTACAAACGCTGTTAATTACAGTCAGGCTGTAATTAATTCAGGATTATATTCTCTTGACCCAGATTTTTCACATATTTTTTCCATTGAAGGACAGTTCAACAATGAATCTGTTTTTGAGGTAGGAGCAATTGGGCAGGAAGGTCCTGAAAAAGGGGGTAATCAGTATGCGAATACCCAGGGCGTTCGTGGCTCTCCTAATCTTGGGTGGGGATTTAATCGTCCGTCAATTGACCTTATGAATTCATTTTCGCCCGATGATCCGCGTAAAGATGCCACAATTATTTTTCTTAATGAAGTGCTGGATGGAATCACAATTCTTGGGGACGGGAGTACCCCCGATGTAACTTACACTGATCAGACTCAAACAACAGTCAAAGAAATTGAATGCTATAATCAAAAAGTATTTGTACCAAGCTCCGGCACTACGGCTACCTGGGGAGATAATCGAAAACTTATTCGATATGCTGATGTACTTTTGATGGCTGCTGAGGCGTTAAATGAAACCGGAAATTCATCACAGGCTTTAACATACCTGAACGAAGTTAGGGCCAGGGCTCGCGGGAGTAATACAAGCAATTTACCGGATATTACTGAAACCAATAAAGATTTGTTGCGGGATATTATTATTAATGAGCGAAGATATGAACTGGCAATGGAAGGACATCGTTTTTGGGATTTAGTGCGAACCAATAAGGCTGCTCAGGTATTAGGAAACTTAGGATTTATGGCAGGAAAAAATGAATTATTTCCAATACCTCAAATTGAAATAGATATTTCTCAAGGAACCCTGGAGCAAAATCCGGGATGGTAACATCAATTAATTTCATAACAACCCAATTTTTAATCTAAATCAGAAAAATCAAAATGAAAAAACAGAAATGGAGTTTAATTACTATGGTGGCGATGGCAATCGTTCTCACTGCCATTATGAGCTGTAAAAAAGATAATAACAATACAGCAGAATTTACACTTACTGGCATCACTGCAAATGGTACGGATCTTAATGGTTCATCAAGTGCTACCGGAGTAGATCCAAATTCAATATTTATTGTTACTTTTTCAACTAATGTAGATGCTTCAACAGTTAATTCGTCAAATATAACTCTCATCCGCCAATCGGATGATTCCACTATTGCAACATCTACTTCTACCACGGGAAATACTATCAGGATTACTCCTTCCACAAACTTGGGAAGTGGTAATCTTTATACGCTGACCCTTGGAGCTGGAATAAAATCTACCGATGGAGTATCCTTTGTGCAAACCACAAGAACTTTTACTACGTTAGGTGCATATGCACCTGTAGGAGAAGTAGCTTATTGGAACTTCGAAGGAAACGCAAATGACGCCAGTGGAAACGGATATAATGCTTCTGCATCCATTGC
This region includes:
- a CDS encoding ferritin-like domain-containing protein, yielding MLSGRSKGHADGFEELFYNELRDIYWAENALVRALENLADKAESEELVNALEDHIDVTEDQLDRLEEVFDIIGEPVSGKKCQAMAGLIKEGKELTEDLEEGPVRDAAIIAACQKVEHYEIATYGTLRTYASILGYEEAEDLLQETLDEEKEADELLSELSDEINIDVLVEDGEKEGEYEY
- a CDS encoding metallophosphoesterase, translated to MKFVTISDTHGYHQYIKLPKGDVLIHAGDLTANGTESQTINFLSWFAKQDYKYKIFIAGNHDFYFEKQPVSKIKDLIPEEIIYLHNSSATIEGIKFWGSPVTPWYYNWAFNLYRGAQIRNHWKLIPDDTDILITHGPIFNILDANVKGEHIGCRDLYHRILEVKPKVHICGHIHEAYGVKEKFGIKFINASMLNEKYLLVNKPIIFEI
- a CDS encoding neutral zinc metallopeptidase, with translation MLWKGLRTSSNVEDRRGGGGPLAVGGGLVGVVVLVLNFLLGGDPSQLNDVLSGSGNAPLSAEQQAEQDTLARFVSAVLGQTEDVWHSLLSKEGIQYTDPKLDLFNGVIQSGCGNASASSGPFYCPPDHKVYIDLSFCQELEDRFHAPGDFAVAYVVAHEVGHHVQSLLGTSENMERWRQTLSDKEYNKKSVMLELQADFFAGVWAHYVNEGNILEQGDVDEALNAASAVGDDRLQKQSRGYIVPDAFTHGTSAQRAYWFKKGYETGDIRQGNTFDSPDLQ
- a CDS encoding pyridoxamine 5'-phosphate oxidase family protein; the protein is MAEKTLNDISEIVSDMDICMLSSISKGEIISRPMSNNGDVEYDGNSYFFTSEETEIARDISTNPQVNLAFSDTDNQVYISVSGIAKLVSDKSKMEEHWVDELEQWFEDGIDTPGIVMIHVDAKKIKYWDNDKEGEVKLEN
- a CDS encoding SemiSWEET transporter, which codes for MSNSFLVEGAGIVAGLFTASSLLPQVIKTYKEKKAEEISVFMLVILMAGLILWIFYGILKEDIPIIATNCFSLLVNITLMILRFVYSGKK
- a CDS encoding TonB-dependent receptor codes for the protein MQRTLLLILGCFISFSLCAQNKIVQGTITAKDDGEPLTGVTVIIQGSTKGASSDLDGKYSIELAPGENVLLFSYIGYETQTVEVNDRDVVNVILGADVKLLGDVVVVGYGTQRKSDLTGAVSSVRGADLTKVTSQSPLQALQGKVSGVQVTSTSGAPGANPIVRIRGVGTFNNSSPIYVVDGVILDDVSFLNSGDIQSMEVLKDASATAIYGSRGANGVIIITTKEGKAGQPATINFEAEYSQQFLAKKIDLLNGAEFANYVNQITPGTYNNLDVVPNTDWQSLIFHSAPMQNYHLSVSGATDKSNYYVAVGYFNQQGIIENSNYERLSLQMNNSFNITKNIKVGNNLTFTPFDRQNTADATYAVYRAQPSIAPFNADGTYSEVPGVGNPLAAISYTNDFERGIRTVGNVFGDVNFLKAFTFHSSFGVDVNYHENRTFTPVFFVSPQQQNEINDLFVGNSHSLTWLWENTLNYKKSFGIHSVDVLAGYTTQNSSSEFISASGQNILGGTKNLWYLNADNIVPTSINNGVDPNLNYSLISYLFRINYSYHNKYLLTATYRRDGSSKFLNGNRYGMFPSFAAGWNIINEEFMKTIPVITNLKLRASWGIIGNEKISYLDQYALVSNGIGAVFGTNEILLPGSTFGKTGNPDLKWESTKQTDIGLEIGLLQNHLTTEFDYYHRVTDDILVELSTPGYFGNGEGVKVRYNAGSVLNRGFEFTIGYSNDLGGFHYRVGALGSTVHNEVITIGGNSGVDSVLIGGNLGNGQTVTLSSIGHPIGAFYGYEVNGIFQNEGELSSYPHQALAGVGDLKYVDLNNDGVINSADRTFIGSPIPTFIYGFSLEGSYYGFTLSLDFQGQAGNKIYNAKEAVRPDLYNFEQHSANYWHGEGTSNYEPRPSSGGINYDPSTRFIQDGSFLRLRTATLGFTLPKTISEKIKMRETRIYLRGTNIFTITKFTGYSPEVATEDVLSSGIDFGGYPVTSIYSIGVNFTF
- a CDS encoding RagB/SusD family nutrient uptake outer membrane protein, whose translation is MRQLLTYFLKTGLFLLTLLPLGCNSFLDKVPQGNLTQQNFPENADEALLATNAVYNTLRNWYFNSGGYPILDIMSDDANKGSNPSDQASTIGPYDNFTITTSQDGLDRWWNALYEGIKRANVVIEKVPAIQMDEGLKNRYIAEAKFLRALYYFDLVRAWGGVPLITSITPPLTLARSSREETYSLIEADLLFAIDHLFDKTQYSPPDIGRATKGSAQSMLAKVYMFENDFTNAVNYSQAVINSGLYSLDPDFSHIFSIEGQFNNESVFEVGAIGQEGPEKGGNQYANTQGVRGSPNLGWGFNRPSIDLMNSFSPDDPRKDATIIFLNEVLDGITILGDGSTPDVTYTDQTQTTVKEIECYNQKVFVPSSGTTATWGDNRKLIRYADVLLMAAEALNETGNSSQALTYLNEVRARARGSNTSNLPDITETNKDLLRDIIINERRYELAMEGHRFWDLVRTNKAAQVLGNLGFMAGKNELFPIPQIEIDISQGTLEQNPGW